The proteins below are encoded in one region of Amycolatopsis acidiphila:
- a CDS encoding YbaB/EbfC family nucleoid-associated protein: MSEHHAQVEELLADYRRSREQLASVQRELSAVTASASDPERLVTATVGPRGTLTGLVISDEAYRRYRPAELAEQIVRATAAATVRALAAAGDIMAPALPAGTDPQALLLGTADLGGSEVSRPRHALDEDSYEDQNWITR, from the coding sequence GTGAGCGAGCACCACGCGCAGGTGGAGGAGCTGCTGGCCGACTACCGGCGCAGCAGGGAGCAGCTCGCCTCGGTGCAGCGAGAACTGAGCGCGGTGACGGCGTCGGCGAGCGATCCCGAGCGGCTCGTCACCGCCACGGTCGGCCCGCGCGGCACGCTCACCGGGCTGGTGATCTCGGACGAGGCGTACCGCCGGTACCGGCCGGCCGAGCTGGCGGAGCAGATCGTGCGTGCGACAGCCGCCGCCACCGTCCGCGCGCTGGCCGCGGCGGGGGACATCATGGCGCCCGCGCTGCCCGCGGGGACCGACCCGCAGGCGTTGCTGCTCGGCACCGCGGACCTCGGCGGGTCCGAGGTGTCGCGGCCCAGGCACGCGCTCGACGAGGACAGCTACGAGGACCAGAACTGGATCACCCGGTGA
- a CDS encoding PE domain-containing protein, whose translation MTGFEADVDRLSAHAKDFDGLVERAARISADLAQALEGAPWGDDVVGRSFAAAHAKPASETATRLTGLAADLGRAGGSFAEAARRYQAGDAGAADSIKEL comes from the coding sequence GTGACCGGCTTCGAAGCCGACGTCGACCGGCTTTCCGCGCACGCCAAGGACTTCGACGGGCTCGTGGAGCGGGCGGCGCGGATCTCCGCGGACCTGGCGCAGGCGCTGGAGGGAGCGCCGTGGGGTGACGACGTCGTCGGCCGGAGCTTCGCGGCCGCGCACGCGAAGCCCGCTTCGGAGACAGCGACACGGCTGACAGGGCTCGCCGCGGATCTGGGGCGCGCGGGCGGTTCGTTCGCGGAGGCGGCGCGGCGGTACCAGGCGGGCGATGCGGGCGCGGCGGACTCGATCAAGGAACTGTGA